One Branchiostoma floridae strain S238N-H82 chromosome 15, Bfl_VNyyK, whole genome shotgun sequence DNA window includes the following coding sequences:
- the LOC118432081 gene encoding ferric-chelate reductase 1-like — protein MTLFSLTVTVVFLLCTNHGVNGYSSYVPASACDDMVPAHKVPGQTSSPPYELLVDKQTYSVGEQINVTIQQTGSQTFEGFYIQARPVGRNEPVGTFTALDDDITLVVDCAPDTQNAVGHRRTNYSLPIVQKTVVSVIWTAPNVTVGDIQFRATVLQNFTTFWVNALASPVITDPTATQGPTNVPIATGATTPSSSTIGPVVGEDPLGITTDGCGVTKGCYGVPDGCSPPNCDLLSTWVTDATTETVIVEVTGKSDGYVAIGFSRDKIMADDDMYECVRHPTDGNIEVFSSYSTGHSRPTRDDTNSGVSNVEVAYSNGLLSCRFHRAVRQTARAGTGADQYFDLGNSSYHIFLAEGPSEVQSDGSVQIRRHTSRVYSDQPVDVMSIGQVAATSTGATTPPSATVGPVVSEDPLGITTDGCGVTKGCYGVPDGCSPPNCDLLSTWVTDATTETVIVEVTGKSDGYVAIGFSRDKIMADDDMYECVRHPDGNIEVFSSYSTGHSRPTREPTNSGVSNVEVAYSNGLLSCRFHRAVRQTARAGTGADQYFDLGNSSYHIFLASGPTQVQSDGSVQIRRHTSRVYSENPIDVTSISLVATASTPLLVKLHAGLMMSAWMFTVSIGAVLARFYKPMWPNSTWCGVKVWFAVHRAVMILTVLMAVAAFVIIFVFKEWTFVTGFNATIHAVMGIIVTSLAVIQPFMSLLRPGPDEPNRVVFNWFHWGFGTAARIMAIIVMFLGLDFPAMDLPDEAMYVLASWVVWQALSEVILEQEALLKCCGQADTKEKESKEHEEIEMQTQKSPSSVDLNPEPKAAKPSGSGFKNGFLAIYLLVLTGFTAAMYSFIALH, from the exons ATGACTCTGTTTTCACTGACTGTTACGGTAGTTTTTCTACTGTGTACCAATCATGGTGTAAATGGCTACTCTTCGTACGTACCGGCTTCGGCTTGTGACGACATGGTCCCAGCTCACAAAGTTCCAGGACAGACGTCGAGCCCTCCGTACGAGCTACTTGTGGATAAACAGACGTACAGCGTGGGAGAACAAATCAACG TTACTATACAGCAAACGGGCTCCCAGACTTTTGAAGGCTTCTACATCCAGGCTCGGCCCGTAGGACGGAATGAACCGGTGGGAACGTTTACGGCTCTTGATGATGATATCACCCTGGTTGTGGACTGTGCTCCGGACACACAA AATGCTGTTGGACACAGAAGAACCAACTACAGTCTACCAATTGtacagaagacggttgtttcgGTTATCTGGACTGCACCAAATGTTACTGTGGGGGACATCCAGTTTAG GGCTACAGTTCTTCAAAACTTCACAACATTTTGGGTCAACGCCCTGGCGTCTCCTGTCATTACTGACCCCACCGCTACACAGGGACCTACCAACGTTCCCATAGCAACAGGAGCAACCACGCCCTCTAGCTCAACG ATCGGCCCGGTTGTTGGCGAGGATCCACTCGGG ATCACCACGGATGGATGTGGGGTAACTAAGGGGTGTTATGGGGTCCCTGACGGCTGCTCCCCACCAAACTGTGACCTTTTGTCGACCTGGGTAACCG ACGCTACCACTGAAACTGTCATCGTCGAAGTTACAGGAAAAAGCGATGGTTACGTCGCCATAGGGTTTTCCCGAGACAAGATAATG GCTGATGACGACATGTACGAATGTGTGCGTCACCCGACAGACGGAAACATCGAGGTGTTCTCTAGCTACTCTACAGGACATAGCAGGCCGACTAGGGATGATACAAAT tCCGGAGTCAGTAATGTAGAAGTTGCGTACAGCAATGGTTTGCTGTCCTGTCGGTTCCACCGAGCTGTACGGCAGACAGCACGGGCAGGGACAGGAGCTGACCAGTATTTCGACCTCGGCAACTCTTCCTACCATATCTTCCTGGCTGAAGGACCTTCGGAGGTGCAGTCTG ATGGTTCAGTGCAGATCCGCCGTCACACCAGCAGAGTCTACTCGGACCAACCCGTAGATGTTATGAGTATTGGTCAGGTAGCCGCAACTTCTACAGGAGCAACTACGCCCCCTAGCGCTACG GTCGGCCCAGTTGTTTCTGAGGATCCACTTGGG ATCACCACGGATGGATGTGGAGTAACTAAGGGGTGTTACGGAGTTCCTGACGGCTGTTCTCCTCCAAACTGTGACCTTTTGTCGACCTGGGTGACCG ACGCTACTACTGAAACTGTCATCGTCGAAGTGACTGGAAAAAGCGATGGTTACGTCGCCATTGGGTTCTCCCGAGACAAAATAATG GCTGATGACGACATGTACGAATGTGTACGTCACCCTGACGGAAACATCGAGGTGTTCTCTAGCTACTCTACAGGACATAGCAGGCCGACCAGAGAACCCACAAAT tccGGAGTCAGTAATGTAGAGGTGGCGTACAGCAATGGTCTGCTGTCCTGTCGGTTCCACCGTGCTGTACGGCAGACAGCACGGGCAGGGACAGGAGCTGACCAGTACTTCGACCTCGGCAACTCTTCCTACCACATCTTCCTGGCTTCCGGTCCAACACAAGTCCAGTCCG ATGGTTCGGTGCAGATCCGCCGACACACCAGTCGTGTCTACTCGGAGAACCCGATAGATGTGACCAGTATCAGTCTGGTCGCCACTGCCTCTACACCCCTACTCGTCAAGTTACATG CTGGTCTGATGATGAGCGCTTGGATGTTCACCGTCAGTATCGGAGCCGTGTTGGCGCGGTTTTATAAACCCATGTGGCCCAACAGCACCTGGTGTGGAGTCAAAGTCTGGTTCGCA gttCACCGTGCTGTTATGATCCTTACTGTACTGATGGCTGTCGCTGCGTTTGTCATCATATTTGTCTTCAAAGAATGGACCTTCGTCACG GGATTCAATGCTACAATCCACGCCGTTATGGGTATCATTGTGACAAGTCTTGCTGTTATCCAG CCATTCATGTCGCTTCTGCGCCCTGGACCAGATGAACCAAA TCGCGTGGTGTTCAACTGGTTTCACTGGGGGTTCGGGACAGCGGCGAGGATAATGGCCA TTATCGTGATGTTCCTGGGTCTGGACTTCCCCGCCATGGATCTGCCTGATGAAGCCATGTACGTGCTGGCCAGCTGGGTGGTGTGGCAAGCTCTGTCAGAGGTCATTCTGGAACAGGAGGCTCTGCTCAAGTGTTGTGGTCAAGCTGACACAAAGGAAAAGG AGTCAAAAGAACACGAGGAAATTGAGATGCAAACCCAGAAGAGCCCCAGCTCTGTCGACCTGAACCCTGAACCTAAGGCAGCCAAACCG TCCGGTTCTGGGTTTAAGAACGGTTTCCTGGCCATCTACCTACTCGTCCTGACGGGGTTCACAGCTGCAATGTACAGCTTCATCGCACTACACTAA
- the LOC118431508 gene encoding serum paraoxonase/arylesterase 1-like, with protein MTYYPATRMFRKVVLVLVVAVVLSHVGKFLTAMRVFQHVYNHVPGTCGFVEGVEQGSEDIVLISSGQAFISSGLVPQGLVLDPVYFSFVPKVFVFDYRNPSNGAKKSTSCQGVLRKTSYPTVSAYSKTHAKGHSEDRVEIFRFDANSNSLIHVKSVTHSLLYSVNDVVATGQESFYATNDKYSTGMYSKMTETWLLLSWSNVVYYNKGGATIVAGGFKCANGVNLSPDGNVVYVADSIKGVVTVFHRQRDNTLRRSHDISLHTSLDNICVDATSGDLWIGAHPKPIEFAEHLKNASHPCGSQVLRVKNPAGEAARITEVYSDDGRSGLWGSNIGWT; from the exons ATGACCTATTACCCAGCTACCAGAATGTTTCGAAAAGTGGTACTCGTACTCGTTGTTGCCGTGGTTTTGAGTCATGTCGGAAAGTTTCTGACAGCCATGAGGGTGTTTCAGCACGTTTACAACCACGTGCCGGGTACGTGTGGTTTTGTTGAGGGCGTGGAGCAAGGTTCTGAAGACATCGTGTTGATTTCATCCGGTCAAGCGTTCATCTCGTCAGGTTTGGTACCACAGGGGCTCGTACTCGACCCCGTATACTTCTCGTTTGTACCAAAAGTCTTCGTCTTTGACTATCGAAACCCTTCCAATGGAGCCAAAAAGTCAACATCGTGCCAAGGAGTCTTGAGGAAGACTTCGTACCCCACGGTCTCAGCGTACTCGAAGACG catgccaaaggtcacagtGAAGACAGGGTTGAGATTTTCCGATTCGACGCAAATTCCAACAGCTTGATTCACGTCAAGTCTGTGACGCATTCTCTTCTGTACAGCGTCAACGACGTCGTTGCGACAGGACAGGAAAGTTTTTACGCCACGAACGACAAATATAGCACGGGTATGTACAGTAAGATGACCGAGACTTGGCTACTACTATCATGGTCAAACGTTGTCTACTACAACAAGGGAGGGGCTACTATAGTAGCCGGCGGTTTCAAATGTGCAAACGGCGTCAACCTATCGCCTGACGGTAACGTTGTGTACGTTGCTGACTCCATCAAAGGAGTCGTAACTGTTTTCCACCGACAGAGAGACAACACTCTACGACGTAGCCACGACATCTCACTACATACGAGTCTCGACAACATATGTGTGGATGCGACGTCAGGAGATCTGTGGATAGGAGCCCACCCTAAACCGATTGAGTTTGCCGAGCATTTGAAAAACGCGTCTCACCCGTGCGGTTCCCAGGTGCTGCGGGTGAAGAACCCGGCGGGGGAGGCTGCGAGGATCACCGAGGTTTACTCTGACGACGGCCGGTCCGGGTTATGGGGGTCCAATATAGGCTGGACTTAA